The following proteins are co-located in the Nocardioides piscis genome:
- a CDS encoding DUF4395 domain-containing protein yields the protein MIDPRGPRFTAAVTLVLLATALLVPTPVAVAIVALQAVFFAIGAGLGVQRTPTALVFKSLVRPRLSPPAELEDPRPPRFAQAVGLGFTLVALVAFAAGAVVVAQVAIGMAVAAALLNAVFGFCLGCELYLLGMRVRSA from the coding sequence GTGATCGATCCCCGCGGACCTCGCTTCACCGCCGCCGTGACGCTGGTGCTGCTCGCGACCGCGCTGCTCGTGCCGACGCCGGTCGCGGTCGCCATCGTGGCGCTCCAGGCCGTCTTCTTCGCCATCGGTGCGGGCCTGGGCGTCCAGCGCACCCCGACCGCGCTGGTGTTCAAGAGCCTCGTCCGGCCGCGCCTGTCGCCGCCGGCTGAGCTCGAGGACCCCCGGCCGCCGCGCTTCGCCCAGGCCGTCGGGCTCGGGTTCACCCTCGTGGCGCTGGTCGCCTTCGCCGCGGGTGCGGTCGTGGTCGCGCAGGTCGCGATCGGTATGGCGGTCGCCGCCGCCCTGCTCAACGCGGTGTTCGGCTTCTGCCTGGGCTGCGAGCTCTATCTCCTGGGCATGCGGGTCCGTTCCGCCTGA
- a CDS encoding class I SAM-dependent methyltransferase, which yields MAELQEADYGEGRDYAYGSPHLTHAGLGRRIEAELRDLVAAIVSERGECRVVEVGAGHGPMTAHMLAAGASVTVTEMSEPSARVLASTYGDRDDVRVVHDPDGARTPDLVAQGCDLLVFIGVLHHIPDYLTEVGRLVEAMPEGGSFYCTMDPTFYPTRPRGHHAAERASYLLWRVAQGNLRRGIATRWRRVRGVWDETLNSDMVEYHTVRQGVDQEALAALLRQYFTDVDLRIYWSTQGGAFQRLGERFGWTSTFGITARGRTGRG from the coding sequence ATGGCCGAGCTCCAGGAGGCCGACTATGGCGAGGGGCGCGACTACGCCTATGGCTCGCCGCACCTGACCCACGCCGGACTGGGCCGCCGGATCGAGGCCGAGCTGCGCGACCTGGTCGCCGCGATCGTCAGCGAGCGTGGCGAGTGCCGGGTCGTGGAGGTCGGCGCCGGGCACGGACCGATGACGGCCCACATGCTGGCCGCCGGCGCCAGCGTGACCGTCACCGAGATGAGCGAGCCCAGCGCACGCGTACTGGCTTCGACGTATGGCGATCGCGACGACGTCCGCGTCGTCCACGACCCTGACGGCGCGCGGACCCCGGACCTGGTGGCCCAAGGCTGCGACCTGTTGGTCTTCATCGGCGTGCTCCACCACATCCCTGACTACCTGACCGAGGTCGGCCGTCTCGTCGAGGCGATGCCCGAGGGCGGCTCGTTCTATTGCACGATGGATCCCACCTTCTATCCCACCCGGCCGCGCGGCCACCACGCCGCCGAGCGTGCGTCCTATCTCCTGTGGCGGGTCGCGCAGGGCAATCTCAGACGCGGCATCGCCACGCGCTGGCGGCGAGTGCGCGGGGTCTGGGACGAGACGCTGAACTCCGACATGGTCGAATATCACACCGTCCGACAAGGGGTGGACCAGGAAGCGCTGGCCGCCCTGCTCCGGCAGTACTTCACCGACGTCGACCTGCGGATCTACTGGTCCACGCAGGGCGGGGCTTTCCAGCGGCTCGGCGAGCGATTCGGGTGGACGTCGACGTTCGGGATCACCGCACGCGGCCGGACCGGGCGCGGCTGA
- a CDS encoding CpsD/CapB family tyrosine-protein kinase, with amino-acid sequence MGELIRELAARGMVIIDAPPLLPVTDAAIVAHQADGAIVAVSTGRTLDTELSSALEHLRAVHARPLGVILNRVSRRNVGSGNYARYGYAPDDYVENSEATRKGLRSDKSQAKDSSAV; translated from the coding sequence ATGGGCGAGCTGATCAGGGAGCTGGCTGCGAGGGGGATGGTGATCATCGACGCGCCCCCGCTGCTGCCGGTCACCGATGCGGCCATCGTCGCCCATCAGGCCGACGGCGCCATCGTCGCTGTGTCGACCGGACGCACGCTCGACACCGAGCTCTCCTCGGCGCTCGAGCACCTCCGCGCCGTGCACGCGCGGCCGCTCGGCGTGATCCTCAATCGGGTCTCTCGGCGCAACGTGGGCTCGGGCAACTACGCCCGCTACGGCTACGCCCCCGACGACTATGTCGAGAACAGCGAGGCGACGCGGAAGGGCCTGCGGTCTGACAAGTCCCAGGCCAAGGACAGCTCAGCGGTCTGA
- a CDS encoding lipopolysaccharide biosynthesis protein, with product MASVVSQLALVVSGPVVVRLLGVEDRGRLALVFAVAMLASQVGVLGVPAAVSWFVASRRLDAPELLARLQPRFARQVGVAASLSALVVVGLDASGRALPTPWLLALVVAVGTAGAMVALLGFAALQGQQRFAALAWLTPVPAVTYAITAAVLLVLDTGSVALLLAVNLAGWVVVAAASLVVVRRGAALDPPAAASPALEQVATYGRQAMVATAAPIDTLGIEQLLLGLIAGSYVLGLFTVGWAFETGPVLVLVALASFVGPRLGVLRVDARAAFVRTWLLRALALGVVACLAIQAVLEPVLRLAFGSEALPALPLARVLVVAGVLLGLRRVAAACLVGLGQAKAATRCELLGFLTMVVVMLSLLIPDAPLTWAGWALALGGAVTLLSQVLVLRRTLTQAAGESR from the coding sequence GTGGCCTCCGTGGTGTCCCAGCTCGCGCTGGTCGTCTCGGGGCCCGTCGTGGTGCGGCTGCTCGGCGTCGAGGACCGGGGGCGTCTCGCGCTGGTCTTCGCCGTCGCGATGCTGGCCAGTCAGGTCGGGGTCCTCGGGGTGCCGGCAGCGGTCTCGTGGTTCGTGGCCTCGCGGCGGCTGGACGCGCCTGAGCTGCTTGCGCGGCTCCAGCCGAGGTTCGCGCGTCAGGTCGGCGTCGCAGCATCCCTGTCGGCGCTGGTGGTGGTGGGTCTCGACGCGAGCGGCCGCGCGCTCCCCACGCCCTGGCTGCTGGCGTTGGTCGTCGCCGTCGGCACTGCCGGGGCGATGGTCGCCCTGCTCGGGTTCGCTGCCCTGCAGGGTCAGCAGCGGTTCGCGGCCCTCGCCTGGCTCACCCCCGTCCCGGCTGTCACCTATGCGATCACGGCGGCGGTCCTGCTCGTCCTCGACACCGGCTCGGTCGCGCTGCTGCTGGCGGTCAACCTCGCCGGTTGGGTCGTGGTCGCCGCTGCGTCCTTGGTCGTCGTACGCCGAGGTGCCGCCCTCGACCCGCCAGCAGCCGCGTCCCCGGCGCTCGAGCAGGTGGCGACCTATGGCAGGCAGGCGATGGTCGCCACGGCGGCCCCGATCGACACGCTCGGCATCGAGCAGCTGCTGCTCGGCCTGATCGCAGGGTCCTATGTCCTCGGGCTCTTCACGGTCGGATGGGCCTTCGAGACCGGGCCGGTGCTCGTCCTGGTCGCGCTGGCGAGCTTCGTCGGGCCGCGGCTCGGTGTGCTGCGGGTCGACGCCCGGGCGGCCTTCGTGCGAACGTGGCTGCTGCGCGCCCTGGCGCTCGGAGTGGTCGCGTGCCTGGCGATCCAGGCCGTGCTCGAGCCGGTCCTGCGACTCGCCTTCGGGTCCGAGGCCCTGCCGGCCCTGCCGCTCGCCCGGGTGCTCGTGGTGGCAGGCGTGCTCCTCGGGCTGCGCCGGGTCGCGGCCGCCTGCCTGGTGGGGCTGGGTCAGGCGAAGGCGGCGACCAGGTGCGAGCTGCTCGGCTTCCTCACGATGGTCGTGGTCATGCTCTCCTTGCTGATCCCCGACGCCCCGCTGACGTGGGCGGGGTGGGCGCTGGCGCTCGGCGGGGCCGTCACCCTGCTCAGCCAGGTCCTCGTGCTGCGGAGGACACTGACGCAAGCAGCAGGCGAGTCGCGGTGA
- a CDS encoding thioredoxin family protein: protein MAWQRVSDALPEESLGERATLVQFSSAFCAPCRTTRVVLDDVASREAGVHHVEIDAEKHLDLVRMLDVRRTPTTLILDHVGRELTRAAGAPQRAQVLAALPTGATS from the coding sequence ATGGCTTGGCAACGCGTGAGCGATGCGCTTCCCGAGGAGTCGCTCGGTGAGCGGGCCACCCTCGTGCAGTTCTCGTCGGCCTTCTGCGCCCCCTGCCGCACGACCCGGGTGGTGCTCGACGACGTCGCGAGCCGCGAGGCGGGTGTGCACCACGTCGAGATCGACGCGGAGAAGCACCTCGATCTCGTCCGGATGCTCGACGTCCGCCGTACGCCCACGACCCTGATCCTCGACCACGTCGGCCGGGAGCTCACCCGCGCTGCTGGTGCGCCCCAGCGCGCGCAGGTCCTCGCCGCCCTACCGACCGGAGCCACCTCGTGA
- a CDS encoding glycosyltransferase family 4 protein, with translation MRRARPDLVLVANTPIPMLVMLAAFLFLRRRPFVLWHQDVQAVAVARLAGTKLSPVFGVLARVLEWGERWGSRRAAAIVAITPAFRAVHEKWGTAAKVRVIPNWAPLDEITPQPRANEWARSHDLVGVQTLLYSGTLGLKHDPELLVELAHEIRAAGTPVRLVVVNEGPAEGVVRAAAQRLGVPLTLLPFQDYADLPDVLGTGDLLVVLLEQDAGEFSVPSKTLSYLAAGRPVLGLMPPENLAAELVAAAGGFVAPPTRSSLPAAAGWADALLRNPDRLAQLGAEARQLAEREFSLDACVDVFEEVLSRARSGRVR, from the coding sequence CTGCGTCGGGCCCGCCCGGACCTGGTGCTCGTGGCCAACACCCCGATCCCGATGCTGGTGATGCTGGCCGCCTTCTTGTTCCTGCGCCGGCGGCCGTTCGTGCTCTGGCACCAGGACGTCCAGGCGGTGGCGGTGGCTCGGCTGGCCGGGACCAAGCTCTCGCCGGTCTTCGGCGTGCTGGCCCGCGTCCTGGAGTGGGGGGAGCGGTGGGGATCGCGGCGCGCTGCGGCGATCGTCGCGATCACGCCGGCCTTCCGTGCTGTGCACGAGAAGTGGGGGACCGCGGCCAAGGTGCGGGTGATCCCCAACTGGGCGCCCCTGGACGAGATCACCCCACAGCCGCGCGCCAACGAGTGGGCCCGCTCGCACGACCTCGTCGGGGTGCAGACCCTGCTCTACAGCGGGACCCTGGGTCTCAAGCACGACCCCGAGCTGCTGGTCGAGCTGGCCCACGAGATCCGCGCCGCCGGGACGCCGGTCCGATTGGTCGTCGTCAACGAGGGCCCCGCCGAAGGGGTCGTACGTGCGGCGGCCCAGCGACTCGGCGTACCGCTCACGCTGCTTCCCTTCCAGGACTACGCCGACCTGCCCGACGTGCTCGGCACGGGCGACCTGCTCGTCGTGCTGCTGGAGCAGGATGCCGGCGAGTTCTCCGTGCCGTCCAAGACGCTGTCCTATCTCGCCGCCGGTCGGCCGGTGCTGGGGCTGATGCCGCCGGAGAACCTGGCCGCCGAGCTGGTGGCCGCCGCCGGTGGGTTCGTGGCGCCGCCGACGCGCTCCTCGCTGCCCGCCGCGGCTGGTTGGGCAGACGCCCTGCTGCGCAATCCCGACAGGCTCGCCCAGCTGGGGGCCGAGGCCCGCCAGCTCGCGGAGCGCGAGTTCTCCCTCGACGCCTGCGTTGACGTGTTCGAGGAGGTCCTCAGCCGCGCCCGGTCCGGCCGCGTGCGGTGA
- a CDS encoding acyltransferase family protein, whose translation MASTDGRTPGTHPLATRRPIPPPLPWTDGIRALACLCVVWWHALLTVVPSDPTAAQRLLVLPLGGAARASVLVFIVLSGYLLGRHWRPGLRRYLVRRSWRLLPPYWATVALTVVAMAFLGLRNASGSHWDSGLPFTWERVAADLLLITDFTGEVPLSHQLWTIPVEFHLYFLAPLIVLLWRPRWLLAVAALGTLAVVLLAPQHPAPFFVFAFMAAFFSGVRRQQLTSATPVVVLRLLAPLAAVGLAVGVVGFAAGTLGESQARYYLLDAAVAPLVLGLLLWGDLCAPHAAPLRWLTVRPLAWVGTRSYSIYLVHGLVLELVWRALVRPLDLTDSPAIGTVAVLGTVASLAAGLALYLAVERPSARRSAAVR comes from the coding sequence GTGGCGAGCACCGACGGCCGGACTCCCGGCACACACCCGTTGGCGACCCGGCGACCCATTCCCCCGCCGCTGCCGTGGACCGACGGCATCCGGGCGCTCGCCTGCCTGTGCGTGGTGTGGTGGCACGCCCTGCTCACGGTCGTCCCCAGCGACCCGACCGCCGCCCAGCGGCTGCTCGTGCTCCCGCTCGGCGGCGCTGCGCGCGCGAGCGTCCTGGTCTTCATCGTGCTCTCGGGCTATCTCCTCGGACGGCACTGGCGCCCGGGGTTGCGGCGCTACCTCGTGCGCCGGTCGTGGCGCCTGCTCCCGCCGTACTGGGCGACCGTCGCCCTGACGGTGGTGGCGATGGCCTTCCTCGGCCTCCGCAACGCCTCCGGCAGCCACTGGGACTCCGGTCTCCCCTTCACCTGGGAGCGGGTCGCAGCCGACCTCCTGCTCATCACCGACTTCACCGGCGAGGTCCCGCTGAGCCACCAGCTGTGGACGATCCCGGTCGAGTTCCACCTCTACTTCCTGGCACCGCTGATCGTCCTGCTGTGGCGCCCCCGCTGGTTGCTCGCCGTCGCGGCCCTCGGCACCCTCGCCGTGGTCCTGCTCGCCCCCCAGCACCCGGCCCCGTTCTTCGTCTTCGCGTTCATGGCCGCCTTCTTCTCGGGCGTACGCCGACAACAGCTCACCAGCGCGACGCCGGTCGTCGTGCTCCGACTCCTGGCGCCGTTGGCGGCCGTCGGGCTGGCCGTCGGGGTCGTCGGGTTCGCGGCCGGCACCCTCGGCGAGAGCCAGGCCCGCTACTACCTCCTCGACGCTGCGGTCGCGCCGCTCGTGCTGGGCCTGTTGCTGTGGGGTGACCTGTGCGCCCCGCACGCGGCGCCACTGCGCTGGCTGACCGTGCGACCCCTCGCCTGGGTCGGCACCCGGTCCTACAGCATCTATCTGGTCCACGGCCTCGTCCTCGAGCTCGTGTGGCGGGCGCTGGTGCGACCGTTGGACCTGACCGACAGCCCGGCCATCGGCACGGTTGCGGTGCTCGGCACCGTCGCCTCGCTGGCCGCCGGCCTCGCCCTCTATCTCGCCGTCGAGCGCCCCTCCGCCCGACGCAGCGCGGCCGTGCGCTGA
- a CDS encoding YveK family protein: MSVSVYLHRLWRRWRLIGAVTAALLLVALVITLTTPVTYVSEATLYVASAGDEADLEAIVADGVQVKGRALSYAAVASSEAMARVVSDELGLDEPLDETSSRVHTEVPFATVLINLEAEGETAQEAQDVAQTVVDNYNDVLAELETADEGELAVEVAMVAEPSLPESPKSPRTLLNLLAGLVAGLLLGVGAAVLRDLANDSVSGPTDLRRLGLAPLAVVPTGATVGDEGFARARVGLDAQLDGLAGRTVVVTPCSSKDVDPSVTAGLQAAMAGDGITLVDAGPTREVAEARAAARRGDGAVIVATAGRTSRAELREAVLEMQDVGARVLGVVLRDERLG, translated from the coding sequence ATGTCAGTCAGCGTCTATCTGCACCGGCTCTGGCGACGTTGGCGGCTGATCGGCGCTGTCACCGCGGCCTTGCTCCTCGTTGCACTCGTCATCACGCTGACGACGCCGGTCACCTATGTCTCCGAGGCCACGCTCTATGTCGCGAGCGCCGGCGACGAGGCCGACCTCGAAGCGATCGTCGCCGACGGCGTGCAGGTCAAGGGCCGGGCGTTGTCGTATGCCGCGGTCGCCTCGTCGGAGGCCATGGCGCGGGTGGTCTCCGACGAGCTCGGCCTGGACGAGCCGCTCGACGAGACGAGCTCGAGGGTCCACACCGAGGTGCCGTTCGCGACCGTGCTGATCAACCTCGAGGCCGAGGGAGAAACGGCGCAGGAGGCCCAGGACGTGGCCCAGACGGTCGTCGACAACTACAACGACGTGCTCGCAGAGCTCGAGACTGCAGACGAGGGCGAGCTCGCCGTCGAGGTGGCCATGGTGGCGGAGCCGTCCCTCCCCGAGTCGCCGAAGTCACCACGCACACTGCTCAACCTGCTGGCCGGGCTGGTCGCGGGCCTCCTCCTCGGTGTCGGGGCGGCCGTGCTGCGGGACCTCGCGAACGACAGCGTCAGCGGGCCGACCGACCTGCGACGGCTCGGACTCGCCCCGCTGGCCGTGGTGCCGACGGGTGCCACCGTCGGCGATGAGGGTTTCGCCCGCGCGCGGGTGGGCCTGGACGCCCAGCTGGACGGCCTGGCGGGCCGCACGGTCGTCGTCACGCCGTGCAGCAGCAAGGACGTCGACCCCTCGGTGACGGCGGGGTTGCAGGCAGCCATGGCCGGCGACGGGATCACTCTCGTCGATGCCGGTCCCACGCGCGAGGTGGCCGAGGCGCGCGCGGCAGCCCGTCGCGGCGATGGTGCCGTGATCGTAGCCACGGCTGGCCGCACCTCCAGGGCCGAGCTGCGTGAGGCCGTGCTGGAGATGCAGGACGTCGGCGCCCGGGTGCTGGGGGTCGTGCTGCGCGACGAGCGCCTCGGGTGA
- a CDS encoding glycosyltransferase family 4 protein yields MRLVIDATGAELGGIHTYARHLISAWRRTTDDDLHVLTPANGIEGVDPNGLHLYPVPARPPALLRRPVAQTRLVSRLVDDLSPDAVLAAHPATTLLHPGVPLVVVVHDLRHELRPAQFSRVRRLSRALAYERSYRLADGFVAISQRTLDDLHRLHPATASRRASVVHHGADHADGWSDVAPHGSAVTFAHHSNKNLDLVLDAWSMLPGAPPLRVLGVAPERRPGLEAELRRRRLLHVEPAPYLSDEEFEAALAGASAIVFPSDFEGFGLPIVEGMRRGVPVVIGPDAACLEVAGGHAFAMTAFTASELARATLDALASSEAQREAARAYAERFTWERSVTATRLLLASVSSAARGPG; encoded by the coding sequence ATGCGTCTGGTCATCGACGCGACCGGGGCCGAGCTGGGGGGCATCCACACCTATGCCCGACACCTGATCTCCGCCTGGCGCCGGACCACTGACGACGACCTGCACGTCCTCACGCCCGCGAACGGCATCGAGGGTGTCGACCCGAACGGTCTGCACCTCTATCCGGTCCCGGCGCGGCCACCGGCGCTGCTGCGCCGCCCAGTCGCCCAGACCCGGCTGGTCAGTCGCCTGGTCGACGACCTGTCACCCGACGCGGTGCTCGCCGCCCACCCCGCCACGACCCTCCTGCACCCCGGTGTCCCGCTCGTCGTCGTCGTGCACGACCTGCGCCATGAGCTCCGTCCGGCCCAGTTCAGCCGCGTGCGCCGGCTCAGCCGCGCGCTGGCCTACGAACGCAGCTATCGCCTCGCCGACGGCTTCGTGGCGATCTCGCAGCGCACCCTCGACGACCTGCACCGACTCCACCCGGCGACGGCGTCAAGGCGGGCGAGCGTGGTGCATCACGGAGCCGACCACGCCGACGGCTGGTCCGACGTCGCCCCGCACGGTTCGGCCGTGACCTTCGCCCACCACTCCAACAAGAACCTCGACCTCGTCCTCGACGCGTGGTCGATGCTCCCGGGTGCTCCGCCGCTGCGGGTCCTGGGCGTCGCGCCCGAGCGTCGTCCGGGCCTCGAGGCCGAGCTGCGACGCCGGCGGCTGCTCCACGTGGAGCCGGCGCCCTACCTGAGCGACGAGGAGTTCGAAGCAGCGCTCGCCGGGGCGAGCGCGATCGTCTTCCCCTCCGACTTCGAGGGCTTCGGGCTGCCGATCGTCGAGGGCATGCGGCGAGGCGTCCCGGTCGTCATCGGTCCCGATGCCGCCTGCCTCGAGGTCGCCGGCGGTCACGCCTTCGCGATGACGGCCTTCACCGCGAGCGAGCTCGCTCGCGCCACCCTCGACGCCCTCGCCTCCTCCGAGGCGCAGCGCGAAGCGGCTCGGGCGTATGCCGAGAGGTTCACCTGGGAGCGATCGGTCACCGCGACTCGCCTGCTGCTTGCGTCAGTGTCCTCCGCAGCACGAGGACCTGGCTGA
- a CDS encoding glycoside hydrolase family 16 protein, producing the protein MRRSQRTTIVRRLTTLATAAVCITALAACAEDAKGKTSSLTQADYEDGEGISATVLPQLAAPGDDVQASTDADFVVDATVQGAEAGRTVELQVAEGDEWRVKDSAETDADGRVSLTTGAAEEFRVIALGDKPVGINLSTAEAPAEIFVDEFDAQDPAAWATRDQGYAGVRMCSKASDDAAQWVDGVVRLSVLDDPDKGDCTYKKDKFAYRLNGHIGSTFNFTYGHAAARIKFQELRGQHGAFWLQGLGTVPVGDPMDTGAEIDVIEYFGDDHPDGGLTSFIYWHPTAKGKMAGGWLKKPEQYGDDWSKKFHVFSVEWTPEEYVFRIDGQVTNTITEGISGRPEFLVLSLLSSDYEIQHLQGDENLPQHMDVDWVKVWAPTEA; encoded by the coding sequence ATGCGCCGCTCTCAACGAACGACCATTGTCCGCCGCCTGACCACCCTGGCGACAGCCGCTGTCTGCATCACCGCGCTCGCCGCCTGCGCGGAGGACGCCAAGGGCAAGACCAGCTCGCTCACCCAGGCGGACTACGAGGACGGCGAGGGCATCAGCGCCACGGTTCTGCCTCAGCTGGCCGCTCCTGGTGATGACGTCCAGGCCTCCACCGATGCGGACTTCGTGGTGGACGCGACCGTCCAGGGTGCCGAGGCAGGACGCACGGTCGAGCTGCAGGTCGCCGAGGGCGACGAGTGGAGGGTCAAGGACTCGGCCGAGACCGACGCAGACGGAAGGGTGTCGCTGACGACCGGCGCGGCCGAGGAGTTCCGTGTGATCGCTCTGGGCGACAAGCCGGTCGGCATCAACCTCTCCACCGCCGAGGCCCCCGCCGAGATCTTCGTCGACGAGTTCGATGCCCAGGACCCGGCTGCGTGGGCGACCCGCGACCAGGGCTATGCCGGCGTGCGGATGTGTTCCAAGGCCTCCGACGACGCGGCGCAGTGGGTCGACGGGGTGGTGAGGCTGAGCGTCCTCGACGACCCCGACAAGGGCGACTGCACCTACAAGAAGGACAAGTTCGCCTACCGGCTCAACGGTCACATCGGCAGCACCTTCAACTTCACCTACGGCCACGCGGCCGCGCGGATCAAGTTCCAGGAGCTCCGCGGCCAGCACGGCGCTTTCTGGCTCCAGGGGCTCGGCACCGTGCCGGTCGGAGACCCGATGGACACCGGTGCGGAGATCGACGTGATCGAATATTTCGGCGACGACCACCCCGACGGCGGTCTGACCAGCTTCATCTACTGGCACCCCACGGCCAAGGGCAAGATGGCCGGCGGCTGGCTGAAGAAGCCCGAGCAGTATGGCGACGACTGGTCGAAGAAGTTCCACGTCTTCTCGGTCGAGTGGACCCCGGAGGAGTACGTCTTCCGGATCGACGGCCAGGTCACCAACACCATCACCGAGGGAATCTCGGGTCGCCCGGAGTTCCTCGTCCTGAGCCTGCTCAGCTCCGACTACGAGATCCAGCACCTCCAGGGCGACGAGAACCTGCCTCAGCACATGGACGTCGACTGGGTGAAGGTCTGGGCCCCGACTGAGGCGTGA
- a CDS encoding NAD-dependent epimerase/dehydratase family protein, with product MRADVLVAGGGGFIGGHLVGRLLAEGRNVRSVDVKPVSDWHQVHADADNQVQDLSLLDAAMSATEGVSEVYMLAADMGGMGFIENNKAACMLSVLTSTHMLTSAQAQGVERYFYSSSACVYPAGLQDTAQVTALKEADAYPAMPEDGYGWEKLFSERMCRHFLEDFGLETRVGRYHNVYGPHGTWEGGREKAPAAVCRKIALAAITGHHELEIWGDGEQTRSFTYIDDCLQGTDLVMRGTSPDPVNIGSAELVTVNQLVDIVEQIAGITCTRSYRLDAPLGVRGRNSDNTLIEERYGWAPSTTLLDGLETTYAWVHDQLKRSLG from the coding sequence ATGCGCGCGGACGTGCTGGTGGCAGGTGGTGGCGGCTTCATCGGCGGCCACCTGGTCGGTCGGTTGCTCGCTGAGGGCAGGAACGTCCGCAGCGTCGACGTCAAACCCGTCAGCGACTGGCATCAGGTGCACGCCGATGCCGACAACCAGGTGCAGGACCTTTCCCTGCTCGATGCTGCGATGTCGGCGACCGAGGGCGTCAGCGAGGTCTACATGCTCGCCGCCGACATGGGCGGGATGGGCTTCATCGAGAACAACAAGGCCGCGTGCATGCTGTCGGTGCTGACCAGCACCCACATGCTCACATCCGCCCAGGCCCAGGGTGTCGAGCGCTACTTCTACTCCTCGTCGGCGTGCGTCTATCCCGCCGGCCTGCAGGACACGGCCCAGGTGACGGCGCTCAAGGAGGCCGACGCCTATCCGGCCATGCCCGAGGACGGCTATGGCTGGGAGAAGCTCTTCTCCGAGCGGATGTGCCGCCACTTCCTCGAGGACTTCGGCCTGGAGACCCGCGTCGGGCGCTACCACAACGTCTACGGCCCCCACGGCACCTGGGAGGGTGGGCGCGAGAAGGCGCCGGCCGCGGTCTGCCGCAAGATCGCGCTGGCTGCCATCACGGGTCACCACGAGCTGGAGATCTGGGGCGACGGCGAGCAGACCCGCAGCTTCACCTACATCGACGACTGCCTGCAGGGCACCGACCTCGTGATGCGGGGGACGAGCCCCGACCCCGTCAACATCGGCAGCGCCGAGCTCGTCACCGTCAACCAGCTCGTCGACATCGTCGAGCAGATCGCCGGCATCACCTGCACGCGCAGCTATCGGCTCGACGCTCCCCTGGGCGTGCGCGGGCGCAACAGCGACAACACCCTGATCGAGGAGCGCTACGGCTGGGCTCCGTCCACCACGCTCCTGGACGGCCTCGAGACCACCTACGCCTGGGTGCACGACCAGCTGAAGCGATCGCTCGGCTGA
- a CDS encoding sulfurtransferase → MSREDSLVSVQWVEDNLDTDGVVLIEVDEDTSAYDKGHIRNAIKLDWTTDLQDQVRRDFVNKAQFEALLSERGVSNDDKVVLYGGNNNWFAAYAYWYFKLYGHRDVVLMDGGRKKWELDSRELTDELPTRARTSYTATEQDHSIRAFRDDAVAAIGVQNLIDVRSPDEYAGRLLAPAHLPQEQSQRAGHIPTSLNVPWSKNANDDGTFKSDEDLKALYAEVGIDESKDTIALCRIGERSSITWFVLKELLGHENVKNYDGSWTEYGSLVGVPIALGDEPGSADEAR, encoded by the coding sequence ATGAGCCGCGAAGACTCACTCGTTTCCGTCCAGTGGGTCGAGGACAACCTCGACACCGACGGCGTCGTCCTGATCGAGGTCGACGAAGACACCTCGGCCTACGACAAGGGCCACATCCGCAACGCGATCAAGCTCGACTGGACCACCGACCTGCAGGACCAGGTCCGCCGCGACTTCGTCAACAAGGCGCAGTTCGAGGCCCTCCTGTCCGAGCGTGGCGTCAGCAACGACGACAAGGTCGTGCTCTACGGCGGCAACAACAACTGGTTCGCCGCCTACGCGTACTGGTACTTCAAGCTCTACGGCCACCGCGACGTGGTGCTGATGGACGGCGGGCGCAAGAAGTGGGAGCTCGACTCCCGCGAGCTCACCGACGAGCTGCCGACCCGCGCGAGGACGAGCTACACCGCGACCGAGCAGGACCACTCGATCCGCGCCTTCCGCGACGACGCCGTGGCCGCGATCGGCGTGCAGAACCTGATCGACGTGCGCAGCCCCGACGAATACGCCGGGCGCCTCCTCGCCCCGGCCCACCTGCCGCAGGAGCAGTCGCAGCGCGCCGGCCACATCCCCACGTCGCTCAACGTGCCGTGGAGCAAGAACGCCAACGACGACGGCACCTTCAAGTCCGACGAGGACCTCAAGGCGCTGTATGCCGAGGTCGGCATCGACGAGTCCAAGGACACCATCGCCCTGTGCCGCATCGGTGAGCGCTCGTCGATCACCTGGTTCGTGCTCAAGGAGCTGCTGGGCCACGAGAACGTCAAGAACTACGACGGCTCCTGGACCGAGTACGGCTCGCTCGTGGGTGTCCCGATCGCGCTCGGCGACGAGCCCGGCTCTGCCGACGAGGCCCGCTGA
- a CDS encoding DUF1416 domain-containing protein, with protein sequence MCGATEGGLSLDGVNVAKEAVIQGQVLRGQDPVANAYVRLLDRSGEFTAEVPTSATGHFRFFAGDGEWTLRTLAPKAEPVDTRVVAAVGSVAEVQVAV encoded by the coding sequence ATGTGCGGCGCGACCGAGGGCGGTCTGTCGCTCGACGGCGTCAACGTCGCCAAGGAGGCCGTGATCCAGGGCCAGGTCCTGCGTGGCCAGGACCCCGTGGCAAACGCCTACGTCCGCCTGCTCGACCGGTCCGGTGAGTTCACCGCCGAGGTCCCCACCTCGGCCACCGGTCACTTCCGGTTCTTCGCCGGCGACGGCGAGTGGACCCTGCGCACCCTGGCGCCCAAGGCCGAGCCTGTCGACACCCGCGTGGTCGCGGCCGTCGGCTCGGTCGCCGAGGTCCAGGTCGCGGTCTGA